acccacatggcagctaacaacctcTGTAACGTCAGGTCCAGGTTATCTGATACCCTCTTTATGGCCTttgcacacaaatgcatgcaagTGATGCAGACTTCTGTGTAGAGAAAACACCCAtgcacagtctttaaaaaaaaaaatctttaaaaaattttaaatataatgagTAAAAGGATCCTGCTTAAAATCACTCCACCTTTTTTGAGTTAGGACCACAAAATCCCCATTCTTCCTAGTATTAAATTCATGTCTGACATGGCTAGAGAGACTCAGCTATATGAATGACCAACTTTTTTCCAGTGTTGGCACAGCTGGAACAGACCTTGCCCAGGTCCTGATCAAGTGGTCACTGGTACCAGCCTGAAAATTCTATTAGAGTGGCAAGATTTACATAGCTTAAAATTTCAAGTAACAAactagaaagaacaaaaaagatttaaaagtatatatttcagTACCAACTAGAAACAGACAACTCTGTTGCCCAGATTCTGGTTCAGAATCCCTCACAGCCTCTTGTGCCTCCTACCCTTACCAAAGGATTCTGCCAATTGTTCATAAACGCCAACATGCACTGACCGTCTTCATGTTTAGTCTTAGTTTAGAGGGGCATTTTGTTTGTATGGAGTGGGGGTGAGGGTTATTGTGTTTTGGttcttccagacagggtttctgtgtgcatccctggctgtcctggaactcagttggCCTTTAAACTGAGGAGGCTCTGTGAGTCTGGCTGGAGGCTCCCTGGGACCTTCCAGCTCCAGTAGGCTGTAAGGAGGTCtggcagggaggagagaggaagcagagctgGTGCTGATGGCTATGACAGTTCCCACTTAGCCCTCTGCTGCTTCTTTGTACCACTCTTACTTCGAACATGAAGAGAAGCAGACTGGGGTGTCAGAAGCAACCCTCTTATAGGCTAATGGGTGCTTACCcaagacccattttttttttttttttttttttttttttttttttttttttaggttctgGGAATTTAGTTGAGGGCCTTATGCCAGCAAGCTTTAGTAAAAGTTTTGACGGCACAGGATTGAGTTAGGTTCATCTGCTCTGAGAACAGTGACCATAGAGCCCAGCCATGGGCTTATTAGTAAACCAATTTCCTATCAAATAGCGTACCAGGGCCATATTAGTAACCTTAAAAGGCGGACAGAAAAGGCtggtcatggtggctcacagttttaatcccagcactcaggaggcagaggtagtcaaatctgtgagttcaaggtcaccctggtctacataggatcCCAGTGCAGCcggccaggactacatagagaggccCTGTgcagacagaaagggagggagggaggggaagaggaagagagacgagggggggggagaaggggaataGGAAGTCAGCTACCATCATAATTGTTCCCAGAGCTCAGATACAACTAATAGTATTTTAGACCATGAGAGAAGGAGCTGTATTTGTAGGTAAGGTCTGATGCAAGGTGTGCTTCTTGGCAATGGCTGCCAGTTTCTGCGCTTATTCAGAGTAGGTCAGACAAGCGGAGCTGTTGGCTTAGGAGACTTGTCTAAGATTCCAAGCATAGAGTGTTTTATCTCATGGAGGGACTTTTGGGCAGGTAGACTTGTTCCTATCACAGGGCTGTCTGTTCACCAGGAGGCCAGGGGTTGCAATGAGAAAACTGCTAACAAGCTACCTATTGGGTCGCCTCCACAGTAGGCCAACATCATCTGCTGGGCTCTCACCTTAGCCTTGTGGTCCCTGAGCAGTCAGAGTCCTTTTCCTTACTTCCCTTGTTTTTCCCCTCCCTTTGTACCTGGAATTGAACAGTTAGCTGGAAGTGAATGTGAGAGGGGTCAGGCTCCTTAGGCAGTGCAGAGCTTCCTGAAGTGGGATAGGACTTGTCCAGGCCTGAGATGCTATCAGTGCATTCCCCTGCAGGTGTGTGACTCTGACACCGTGCTGGACCCAGCCTGCACCATCGAGATGCTTCGAGTCTTGGAAGAAGATCCCCAAGTAGGAGGTGTTGGAGGAGATGTCCAAGTAAGAAGTAACCAAGGGTTTCTGGGGGTTGAGGCTGGCCTTTTCTGTTTCCAAACCCAGTGGGATTTGCCCAGGAAATGAGTCTCTTGACTTCCTAGTACCTGGGAGGCACTTTCCCTAATAGTTTCTCTGGTCTTCAAGAGGCTCACTTCACTGACTGTCCAACTCAGTTCTCGCTCTTCATGAatgtgaggggaggggagagttaCAAAATTtgaagagggagctggagagatggcttagctgttaaggtCACTGCTGTTTCTGCAGATGGctcaggttcaatccccagtatccACATGATAGCATACAATCTGCTATAACTGCAATtctagggcatctgatgccctcttctggcctccattggcaTTGGTGCcagtggcacacagacatacatgcaggcaataccacacataaatttaaaaaaaatttttttgaaagtcCATGGATTTGGAGAAATACAGGATTTGGCCACTATAGGTAACACAAAGCACTTCCTTTTGAGATGACAGTGTAGCAAGTAGCTCCCAAGTTAGTTCCTCAAAAGTGGGAACTCAGGCTAATGAGCTATAGGCAGTATATTAAGCACACAAAGACAGGTCTTTGTCAGAGACAGTGCAGGCAATGTGTCATGTCCTCCTACAAGCTCTCCTAAGACAAGGCTCCCCATACTGGAATGTCTTAACTGGGActaagtgcaggtgcccatgtgaaggaggaggaggagctggtgctggagaaagagattttgttttgttttgttttttgggtttttttttgttttgtttttttgttattgttgttttttggcttttcaagacagggtttctctgtgtagtcctggctgtcctggaactcactctgtagaccaggctggcctcgaactcagaaatccgcctgcctctgcctcccagagaaGGAGGTTTTAAATGGCCACCTCAAGCTTCAGATTCCAGGGTCTAGCACTAATGACCAGGAATTTGAGCAGCAGCCTATGTAACTCAGGCTAGAAAGGCCTCAGATGAACAATGAACACAGCATCTCTGTTCCCTTACAGATCCTCAACAAATATGATTCATGGATCTCCTTCCTGAGCAGTGTGAGGTACTGGATGGCCTTCAACGTGGAGCGGGCCTGCCAGTCCTACTTTGGCTGTGTGCAATGCATTAGTGGGCCTTTGGGCATGTACCGCAACAGCCTCCTTCAGCAGTTCCTGGAGGACTGGTATCATCAGAAGTTCCTAGGCAGCAAGTGCAGCTTTGGGGATGATCGGCACCTTACCAACCGAGTCCTGAGTCTTGGCTACCGGACTAAGTATACAGCACGATCTAAGTGCCTCACAGAAACCCCCACTAAGTACCTTCGATGGCTCAATCAGCAGACTCGCTGGAGCAAGTCTTACTTCCGGGAATGGCTGTACAATTCTCTGTGGTTCCATAAGCACCACCTCTGGATGACCTATGAGTCAGTGGTCACAGGCTTTTTCCCATTCTTCCTCATTGCCACAGTCATACAACTTTTCTACCGTGGCCGCATCTGGAacattctcctcttcctgctaACGGTGCAGTTGGTGGGCATTATCAAGGCTACCTATGCCTGCTTCCTTCGAGGCAATGCAGAGATGATCTTCATGTCCCTCTACTCCCTTCTCTATATGTCCAGCCTCCTGCCAGCCAAGATCTTTGCTATTGCTACCATCAACAAGTCTGGCTGGGGTACTTCTGGCAGGAAAACCGTTGTAGTGAACTTCATTGGCTTAATCCCTGTGTCTATCTGGGTAGCAGTTCTTCTAGGGGGTTTAGCCTATACAGCTTATTGTCAGGACCTGTTCAGTGAGACTGAGCTAGCCTTCCTAGTCTCTGGGGCCATCCTGTATGGCTGCTACTGGGTGGCCCTCCTCATGCTGTATCTGGCCATTATTGCCCGGAGGTGTGGGAAGAAGCCAGAACAGTATAGCCTGGCTTTTGCTGAGGTGTGATATAACCTCCAATAAAGTGGGAAACGTGCAATGggtaagggagggaaggggaatggaagagatggggtgggagggaggagggcgtGTTGTGCTCTAGTTTCATGGCTGAAAGGACTAATCTGAAATGCAAAGAATAGTGACTGTGGTGTGGCCTGGGTAGCTCTGCTCAGCAGAAGCATGGCACTGATTCTTTAGGCTCAGGGCAGATGGACTTGTATGTTTGTAGGCTGCTTGACTGCTTGCCCTTGCACAGGTAGTTAGCTCTGAGAAAAGATTTTACTTCTTTCTGGAAACTATAGAGAACCCAGAAGTGTGCTAAACTAAGTGCTAAATTCAATCCTGTGTCAACTTCTGGTACAGAAAGCAAGCAATGACAGCTCATACAAAGTGTCCTCCGAGCCCATCTGAACAAGGTGAGGTATACAAAAAGTTCCTGTCAAATCTGGCCAACTAGTGTCCCATTTCCCTAACCTCCAATTAGCCATCAATGCATTAAGATTGTGCCTGAGAGAACAAGGCTGGGAAGCCTGACCTTTGGTCAAAAAAACAGGGTCTAAGTAATGGTGCtttatgtaattaatatattcCACTCCATATCAAAACATCCCAGGGATGAGCCAAGTCACCAGGAGTAAGTACTGAgtttgctgggggtggggtgggggcggggttgttttgttttggtgcaCATTACAAAGGAAAAGTTTGGCCAGTCattgtggtgcacatttgtaatcAAGCACTTAGAAGAAAtagatcagaggttcaaggttaGGCTagactacatgagatcctgtctcatatAAAAATAGTTTGATGGGAGGATCAAGGATTGTCATGGTGCTAAAACCGTGGATGCCTTGGACTGAATGTGTTCCAACTGAAAACTGCTTGGTATTTTATGAAATTCCCAAAATTGTCAAGAGAACTTGCTAGGCAGATCAAATGTTTTAGCCATCTACCAGGAAGACTCAACCCCTATGGATTCAGAGAAGAACCCTTTAGTTATGTTGGCTCATTCATACCTGAATGCCTCTCAGATTCAGCTTGCATCTGAGGCTAAACATCCTGCTCGCTATGGCATTTTCTTCAAAGCCATGTCATTCTTAGTTGTTTTCTAGTGCGGGAGAGCAGCAGTTGCCTCTTCATTTTCATGGGTAAATTCCTTCACACGGTAGAGAATAGACTCTTAAAAGACTCACAAGGCTGTTCTCTACGTGCATGGACATAACAACAGCCTCTGACCATACTGTCTGTCATCTTAGGACTGGTCAGTCAGTACCTTGGCAGCTGGTTAGTATGTGTGACTTTCTCGACAATCATCCCCAATGGAAAGCTTTCTGGAGTTGCCCAAAAGAACCCTCAAATCCAAGTTGATCATCTTGAAGAGCATCCATTCGCAATGGCTTCTCCAAGGAAGTCTACAGCTAGGTAGTGGGTGCTCCTCCATTTGCTGCTTCAGTCCAGAAACCAAACTAGGAGCTGGAACTGGTCCAACAGTTTTCAGTCCTCTTGCACCCCTCATGGCTgcttgattttcctgtttcttttgagGAATGATGAgaagcttttataccattttgaagTCAAGACCAGACTCTACTTTGGATTTGAAACCTGGGATCATGACTAATAAGCCTTTGACTTTAAGGGTTGCTTATAATTTTTTCCAAACATTTGTTTTCAGAGGGGCCAGCTAACCCCTCAGAACCAACAGCGTTGGAGAGAAGTGTACACAGGTGCTTCCTACAAAGGAATGAAGTGCACTCCAAACCACGGATGGGCAATCCCTTGTATTTCCCTTCCTCTTATGAACAAAAGGGTTTTTCCAGGTGTAGCTAACAGTTGCCATAGCACACAAACCTCAAGTTTCTAGTAAAACTGCTGGCTGATGTGAAGCCCAACTCACAGTGGTTGGGAAGCAGCAGCCATTCGTCAAAGGCAGTTGTTCTGGGTCCTTCTATTAAGAAGTGAACTATTTGAGCACTACAATGGAGATGATCAGCTAATTCCAGGGCTCAGACTAAGGGCTTGTTTTTCTTCAGCTTTTACTTGAAGGTTACAAGACAATGGAGTCTGGATAGAACTGGCCATCTACCATCAGCTCTGCTGCCTTGCACTGTGGTCAACTCTCCTCAGATTAAAGATGCAGGTACAGTAGTGAGCTTACAACATTTGACCTCGACTGGATTTCCtaatttattttgtaagttttcAGCAGCAACACTAAACTGGGTCTACAGCTGTATCCCTGTTTCTTGCAAGGGAAGAGCTTTATACAATTAGACTCATTTTGGTTTTTCCTCATGGACAATTTCAGTCTCTTTTGTATTATTTCTacaataatttgtaaatatttatttttacctgcttttttattaaataagGAGGGAATTTTATTTACCATTAAGGGTGGGAGGGAACCAGAAGGGAGGTGGCTTTACGTGGGATAATATTCATATCATGCTCTTGGCATAGCCACTGAGCACAATGCACAGGCCTCATGCCTCTTCTGCAAAGTCACAGTGTACAGAAGTTTGCAGCTGGGGCTCATCTTCTTCAGATAAGCCTTTATCCACTGTGCTACCTTCACCTTGCCTATGCCCTTCAAAGTCCAGGAGGTGCTCCTGTTCCTCCAGGTTGCCAGACAGGTCATAGGAACGCCTCATGAAGTATAGAACACCAGGACCCTTCTCAgaatgatccttctgcttcacaaTCTCTGCCATCTTTCTCACCATTCTTACAAGCTGTAGTCAGTGCAGGTCCTACAACCAATGTCCCCtcagccaccccacccccagcatttgCAGCTTCAGCTCTGTCTTGTCCTTCTGCACCTCTGGGACTCTGATAGCAAAGCTCCCCAACTGTCATTCTCCTCGCTGATGTACATGTTCTTCACTCCAGCATCATCTAGTGGGGATGCAAGCTCAAGATAATGATTGCTCTTTTTCCAGGACCATCTCTCCACTCTGGGAGTTGGTGCTGACCTTTGCCCAGCAGTAGGAAAGCCAAGTCCCTTTCTTGAATCGAATGCGCAGGAGGCTGTATGTCATCTTCTAGCACCACCACCTCAAGTGTGAGATAGAGGTGAGCTGAGGCCCTGTTGAACTTGTAGTTGCAGGATGACCCAGTTCTGTCAATTCTCATTCATGAGGCCATTGGTGGTCACCCTAGTTCATATATAAAGTGTCTAGCCAGTTCCTCTCCAGTTCCCTATCTTATTTAGCTAGCAAATAGCAAAGCTTTTGTTGTGCCAAACCACCTGCATAAGGTTAGGGCACAGTTTCATTCTTCTTGGCCAACTTGTTAGGCACCAGGTTCCCATTCACCAGCAGCACATTCTCCTCTTCTTGCAATACTCCCTTTGTCCTTAAAGGTAAAGATCAGTCTCTCAGTGGCCCTGCAGGTCTCAAGCACTGCACATCAGTGTGCTGATGCCTAACTTTTGCTCCATCTCCTCCAACAGCTTAGTCCTCTTCTCTGCCAAGACCTTCTGTAGCTCCTTACCATCCCAGCCATGGTGTTCCCAGGGCAGGGGTCATCCTCCCCCTTCTGGCTCAGGAATACCTTCCTTGTGGCTCTTCTTGAGAGGCCACGGGGACTGACATTGGATATTACAAGcccacccctctccctctccgtctctctctgtctctctctgtctctctgtctctctctctaggtttctgtgtcttctttttccccccttcccttctcccttttgttcTGCTCGCTCTGGGTCCCCACTCGCTGTAGGTCCCCGCTCACTCATATgagggcatcacatcccattacagatggttgtgagccaccatgtggttgctgggatttgaactcaggacctctggcagagcagtcagtgctctaaaccactgagccatctcaccagccccaagcCCCTCTTTCTTAACGACTTTCAAGAGTTTCAACCTCAACTTGGCTGGAACCAACTGTTTCAATAAGCATCTCCTGAGCCAAATGGCCCCAGTGGTCTTCATATCTTGTGGCTGCCCAGAATACTGTGCAGTGCCATTAGACCTGAGTTCCTGTCACCCACAGCTCCACCTGTTATCCACTGTAGGTACCATTTTAGTGCTGTGTTTTGTACTCCTAATGTTGCTATGGCAGCTTGATGACACAAGATGCAGACAATGTTAGGCGACAAGGCAGCCGCTATCCTGTTGCTGGCAACCATGAGCAGCTGCTTCTAGAACTGTTGCTTTCATTGCCCTTGGAGactggcttttttgttgttttcaggtCAAgaattttttattgcatttatcaaaataaaaattcttacatAACTGTGGCGTGTCCATTGCTATGACAAAGAACCAAAGTAAACTTTAAGGAGAGAAAGTCCACCATGGCTCATATTCTTGGTCTCCTGTCAGTTGCCTGTTTCTGGGCACACGCTGAGCAACACGGAGCCGGTGCTCAAGCAAAGCACTCATCTGGGAGCTGCAGGGAAGGAGAGGGTGCAGAGGACACCAAGCACAGAACCTACGCTCAAGACCATGTCCATAGTGACTAACTTTCCTCAGCTGTGCTTTGCCTCCCAAAGTCTAACCCACTTCCCCATTGGCCTTTAAACCATGACTCTACCGACAGAGCTGCTTCTTCCCTCATGTTCAAGAGCCACCTCCAGCCTCTATCAAAGAGAGAGCTGTGCTGGGGACCAAGTCTTCACCACGAGTGCTGCGGTATAGTTCCAATCCAAAAACACTGGGATCTCAGAACTGTGTCCTCTTGTACTTAGTAAGTCTAGCTCATTAGTTTTAAAAGGCTTAGTGGTAGAGATGGAATCCGTGGAATACAGAAGTAGAGTAAGAGGTCAGCAGGACAGCCCAGGAGTAAAAGGTACCTACTCCCAAGCCTGCCGACCGGAGCTCAGTCCTTGAGATCCAGATGGTACAAGTGGCCACCATCCCACTCCTAACTGCCCAACTTCCACACACGCTACCAGCatcatgagtgtacacacaccA
Above is a window of Arvicanthis niloticus isolate mArvNil1 chromosome 18, mArvNil1.pat.X, whole genome shotgun sequence DNA encoding:
- the Has3 gene encoding hyaluronan synthase 3, with the protein product MPVQLTTALRVVGTSLFALVVLGGILAAYVTGYQFIHTEKHYLSFGLYGAILGLHLLIQSLFAFLEHRRMRRAGRPLKLHCSQRPRSVALCIAAYQEDPEYLRKCLRSAQRIAFPNLKVVMVVDGNRQEDAYMLDIFHEVLGGTDQAGFFVWRSNFHEAGEGETEASLQEGMERVRAVVWASTFSCIMQKWGGKREVMYTAFKALGNSVDYIQVCDSDTVLDPACTIEMLRVLEEDPQVGGVGGDVQILNKYDSWISFLSSVRYWMAFNVERACQSYFGCVQCISGPLGMYRNSLLQQFLEDWYHQKFLGSKCSFGDDRHLTNRVLSLGYRTKYTARSKCLTETPTKYLRWLNQQTRWSKSYFREWLYNSLWFHKHHLWMTYESVVTGFFPFFLIATVIQLFYRGRIWNILLFLLTVQLVGIIKATYACFLRGNAEMIFMSLYSLLYMSSLLPAKIFAIATINKSGWGTSGRKTVVVNFIGLIPVSIWVAVLLGGLAYTAYCQDLFSETELAFLVSGAILYGCYWVALLMLYLAIIARRCGKKPEQYSLAFAEV